The following coding sequences are from one Lolium rigidum isolate FL_2022 chromosome 6, APGP_CSIRO_Lrig_0.1, whole genome shotgun sequence window:
- the LOC124663708 gene encoding cyclin-F2-2-like, giving the protein MMQRAVNPWAFARPPPPGFGFSFARQPVADLPARRRPPPPGFGFSFARQTVADLPARRRPPPPGFEFSYARQPVARLQTPPPSIGFFCDQLPVDDVPACVLPPPPVFSRPCSEVLPPSPSEIPVPPKLPKRAAPPPLSAAVSENEKPSTTKRRRVCPDYEDDIDANLRRTEGSPEERPRPDYLKTVQQDRVTPSDRARMIDWMDDFVRNHDLVDGTLHHAVAYVDRVLSVRAMRKHTDHELRLLGAVAIFVSAKYEDGQRTLAKLDPDKISWYVGGSATREEVLDVERRMVVALGYQLGGPTAHTFVSRFTKHAQGEEELKIQRMAHRLTDESLRNYACLGYLPSVVASSAIFLARSARDVAAWSTDMQELTGYDVTNLAGCLHAMRPVAHL; this is encoded by the coding sequence ATGATGCAGCGCGCCGTGAATCCCTGGGCCTTTGCTCGCCCTCCGCCGCCCGGCTTCGGATTCTCCTTCGCTCGGCAGCCCGTCGCCGACTTGCCCGCACGTCGTCGACCTCCGCCGCCCGGCTTCGGATTCTCCTTCGCTCGGCAGACCGTCGCCGACTTGCCCGCACGTCGTCGACCTCCGCCCCCCGGCTTCGAATTCTCCTACGCTCGGCAGCCCGTCGCCCGTCTTCAAACCCCGCCCCCCAGCATCGGATTCTTCTGCGATCAGCTGCCCGTCGACGACGTGCCCGCCTGTGTTCTACCTCCGCCTCCCGTCTTCTCCCGTCCTTGCAGTGAGGTACTCCCGCCATCGCCCAGCGAGATCCCCGTGCCGCCGAAGCTCCCAAAgcgcgcggcgccgccgccactaTCCGCTGCCGTCTCCGAGAACGAGAAGCCCTCGACTACGAAGCGCCGGCGGGTGTGCCCCGACTACGAAGACGACATCGACGCCAACCTCCGGAGGACGGAGGGGAGCCCCGAGGAGCGGCCGCGGCCGGATTACCTGAAGACGGTCCAGCAGGACCGGGTGACCCCGTCGGACCGCGCCCGCATGATCGACTGGATGGACGACTTCGTCCGGAACCACGACCTCGTCGACGGCACGCTCCACCACGCCGTGGCCTACGTCGACCGGGTTCTGTCGGTGCGAGCCATGAGGAAGCATACCGACCACGAGCTCCGCCTCCTGGGCGCCGTGGCCATCTTCGTGTCCGCCAAGTACGAGGACGGCCAGCGCACCTTGGCCAAGCTGGACCCCGACAAGATCTCCTGGTACGTCGGCGGGTCCGCCACGAGGGAGGAGGTGCTCGACGTGGAGCGCCGCATGGTGGTGGCGCTCGGGTACCAGCTCGGCGGCCCCACGGCGCACACCTTCGTCAGCCGCTTCACCAAGCAcgcacaaggagaggaggagctgaAGATCCAGCGCATGGCGCATCGCCTCACCGACGAGTCGCTGCGCAACTACGCGTGTCTCGGGTACCTGCCGTCCGTCGTCGCGTCGTCTGCAATCTTCCTGGCGAGGTCTGCGCGGGACGTAGCGGCGTGGAGCACGGATATGCAGGAGCTCACGGGGTACGACGTCACGAACTTGGCAGGATGCCTGCATGCTATGCGCCCAGTCGCTCATTTGTGA